The nucleotide window CTGCGTGGCGATCTTCGTCATCTGCAACGACTGCATCATCCATTCGTTGGCGACGAAACGCAGCGCGATGCGGTCAGCGTTGATGATGAGAAACGGCGCGCACAACATCGACAGCAGCATGCCCGCGAGCACCGCCTGCGAGAGCGACGCATCGAGCAAGTGCCGATCGATCACCAGATTGAGCAGCACGAAACCGAATTCGCCCGCCTGCGCGAGACCGAGCCCCGTGCGGATCGCCGTGCCGGGCGAGCTGCCGAACAGACGCGCCAGGCCAGCGATGAGCGTGAATTTGACGACCAGCGGGCCAACGAAGAACAACAGCACGAGCAATGGCTGCTTCAGCAGGATGGCCGGATCGAGCAACATGCCCGTGGTGATGAAGAACAGACCGAGCAGCACGTCGCGAAACGGCTTGATGTCGTCTTCCACCTGATGCCGGAACGGCGTCTCGGCAATCAGCATGCCGGCGATGAATGCGCCCAGCGCCATCGACAGGCCCAGATGTTCGGTGACGTACGCCAGACCGAGCGTGAGCAGCAGCAGATTGAGCATGAAGAGCTCTTGCGAGCGCCGCGCGGCCACGATGTGAAACCAGCGCCCCACCAGCTTCTGTCCGACCCACAGCAACAGCGCAAGGGCCCCGGTGATCTTTAGCGCCGCGAGTGTCAGCGCAAGCACGAGCGCCTTCGAGTTGCCGCCAAGCGCCGAGATCACGATGAGCAGCGGCACCACCGCCAGATCCTGGAACAGCAGCACACCCATGATGTTGCGGCCATGCTCCGTTTCCAGCTCCAGCCGCTCGGCGAGCATCTTGGTGACGATCGCCGTCGACGACATCGCCAGCGCACCGCCCAGCGCCACCGACGCCTGCCACGAGAACGACCAGAACAGATTGACGATCGCGCCCAGGCCCACCGCCACGAGCAGCGTGCCCAGCACCTGGGACACCCCCAGTCCGAGCACCACCCGGCGCATGCTCTTGAGCTTGGGTAGCGAGAATTCGATGCCGATGGAAAACATCAGGAAGACGACGCCGAACTCGGCGAGGTACTGCACGCGCTGCGAGTCGGCCGCCACACCGAGCGCGTGCGGGCCGATCACGATGCCGACACTCAGATAACCGAGCATCGGCGGCAGATGGAGCATGCGGAACAGCACCACCCCGATGCAGGCGGCGAACAGCAGGACAAGAGTGAGTTCGAGAGGCGAAGCCATCGGCTGGGGTCGGTTTCCTGAGTCAGTTGGAAGGCGCGCGGCACTTCTCATGCAAGCGCCGTGCCAGATTGCACCCGGACGGCAGGATCGAGGCAGAAACCGGAACGGTTCGGGACGTCTCCCGAATCGCGCAAGCCCAGGCGTGGTGCGGCTGTCCTCGGCGCGGCGTCCATTTTGATATACTCCGCGCATGATAGCGAAAATCAATCCAGACCGGGCACTCGAGGTCGCCCGGGAGGTGTTGCGCACCGAAGCCGACGCCATCGAACGAGTCTCTTCGCACCTCGACGACAGCTTCTTCGAAGCGGTTTCGCTGCTGCTCGCGTGTCGCGGTCGCGTCGTCGTGACGGGCATGGGCAAATCGGGGCACATCGGCCGCAAACTGGCCGCCACGTTCGCCAGCACTGGCACGCCCGCCTTTTTCGTTCACCCCGCCGAAGCCAGCCACGGCGATTTGGGCATGATCACGGCCGACGACGTCGTCGTCGCCCTGTCGAACTCCGGCGAAACGGGAGAACTCGTCAGTATTCTTCCGATGATAAAGCGCCTCGGCGCAAAGCTCATCGCCATGACCGGCAACGCCGCGTCGAGCCTCGGCCGTCTGTCCGACGTCCACCTCGACGCGCACGTGGACCGCGAAGCCTGCCCGCTGGGCCTGGCGCCCACGGCCAGCACCACCGCCGCGCTCGCGCTCGGCGACGCCCTGGCCGTGACGCTCCTCGACGCCCGCGGCTTCGGCGCCGAAGATTTCGCCCGCTCGCATCCGGGCGGCGCCCTCGGGCGGCGCCTGCTCACTTTCGTGCGCGACGTCATGCGCACCGGCGAGCGCATTCCGAGCGTGCGCGCCGACGCAAGCCTGTCCGAAGCCCTGCTCGAGATGACCGCCAAGGGTCTCGGCATGACGGCCATCGTCGATGCCGACGATCGCGTCGTGGGCATCTTCACCGACGGCGACCTGCGCCGCCTGTTCAAGCGCACGCTCGACTTCAGCACGCTCAAGCTCGCCGACGTCATGAAGGCCGACCCGCGTACCATCGGGCCGGATCAGCTCGCCGCGGAAGCCGCCGAGCTCATGGAGCGCTTCGGCATCACGCAGTTGCTCGTGACCGAGAACGGCCGCCTCGCCGGTGCGCTGAACGTCCACGATCTGTTCGCCGCCAAGGTCGTGTGAGTCCGTTGCCCATGAATCGACCCAGTACCGCCAGTACCGCCCCACTCGCGCCATTCGCCGCATTCGACGAGGCCGCCGCCGTCCGGCGCGCCGCCCGCGTGCGCGTGATGGTGTTCGACGTCGACGGTGTACTCACCGACGGCGGCCTGCGCTACGGCCCGGCCGGCGAACTCATCAAGACCTTCGACTCGCTCGACGGCCATGGCATGAAGCTGCTGGCCGAAGCCGGCATCGTCACCGCCATCATCACCGGTCGCCAGTCCGACATCGTTGCCAAACGCGCCTCGGACCTGCGTGTCGAACACGTCTACCAGGGCGTGCGCGACAAGCGCGAGGCGTTCGAGGACCTGTGCGGCAAATTGTCCGTGACGGCCGACGTCTGCGGCCACATCGGCGACGACTGGCCGGACCTGCCGGTGCTCACGCGCGTGGGCTTCGCTGCCTGCCCGGCCAACGCACATGCGGAAGTGAAAGCGCGCAGCCACTGGATCGCCGCCACGCGCGGCGGCGACGGCGCCGTGCGCGAACTGTGCGACTTCGTCCTGCGCGCGCAGGGGCGTTACGACGCCCTGCTCGCCGAAGCCCTCGCCTGACGCGCCGAAGGAGCCCATCCCCCCATGGCCATGCAACGCGTCTCGCCCGCTTCGCTGATCGCAATTGCCGTGCTCGCCGGACTTGCCGCCGGCACGTACTGGCTGGTGCAGCGCACGCTGCCCTCGGACGCCGATCGCGCGCCGTACGTCAAACAGCACATTCCCGATTACTATGCCGACGACATGGTGATCTCCATGCTCTCGGCAAGCGGCATGACGCAATATCGCGTCAACGCCGTTCACATGACGCACTTCGAAGACGACCAGACCACCGCGATGACGATGCCCGCCGTGCGCGCGTTCACCCCGGATCAGCCGGAAGTGACGGCCACCAGCAAGCGCGGCACGCTCAATGCCGACATGTCGGTGGTGGACCTGTACGACGACGCCGTCGTGGTGCGCCAGGCCGGCCCGCGCGACCCGGAAATGCGCGCACTCTCGGAACATTTCCAGGTGCTGGTGAACGAAGACATCGTCCGCACGGAAAAACCCGTCCAGCTGTATCGCGGGATGTCCGTGATGTACGGCGATGGCATGATTTTCAATAACATCACGCGCGCCGTACAATTGCTCGGCAACGTGCACGGCACGATCCAGCCGGCGGAACTGGGCAACAAGTCCCCGGCACCGCCCGCCACGCCCGGCGCGCCATCCCAGACCAAACAGGGCTCCAAGACCCCATGACCGATCGCCGCAATCCGCGACCCGCATCCCTTTCGCTGCGTGCCCTGCGCGCGCTGGCCGCCGCCTTCGCCGTGCTCGGCGCCCTGGCGTCGCCGCTCGCCCATGCCGAACGCGCCGACCGCGACAAGCCGCTCAACATCGAGTCGGATCACATGAGCTACGACGACCTCAAGCAGGTCAACATCTTCACGGGCAACGTGACGATGACCAAGGGGACCATCCTCCTCAAGGCCGATCGCGTCGAAGTGACCCAGGATCCGGAGGGCTACCAGTACGCCACGGCCTACTACAAGCCGGGCGGCCCCCTCGCCTACATGCGCCAGAAGCGCGATGGCCTCGACGAGTACATCGACGGCTGGGGCCAGACGATCTACTACAACGGCAAGACGGAAGTCGCCACGCTCACCACGCAGGCCACGCTCAAGCGCCTGGCCGGCGGCACGCGCGTGCTCGACGAAATCCATGGCAGCGTGATCACTTACGACACGTACAACGAGGTCTATACCGCGAACAGCGGGGCCGACCAGGTCAACGCCAACAATCCGAACGGCCGTGTACGCGCCACGCTCGCGCCGCGCAATGCGACGGGTGCCGCACCCGCGGCCGGCGGCCCGGGCAGCAAGCCGGCCGCAGCACCCAAGGGCGATCTGCCGCCGCTGTCTCCCTCCAAAAGCATCGGGAATCCGCGTGAGTAATTCTGCCAACAACGCCTCGACCATCAACCCGGGCGCCGGGCCGTCGGGCAAGCCGAGCGCGCTCGTCGTGCGCTCGCTCAAGAAGCAATACGGCGCGCGCACCGTCGTGAAGGACGTGTCGCTGGACGTGAAAAGCGGCGAGGTCGTGGGATTGCTCGGCCCCAATGGTGCCGGCAAGACGACCTCGTTCTACATGATCGTGGGACTCGTGCCCGCCGACGACGGCGAAATCCAGCTCGACGGCAACCTGATCAGCGAATTGCCGATTCACGAACGCGCCCGCATGGGCGTCTCGTACCTGCCGCAGGAAGCATCGGTGTTTCGCAAGCTCACGGTCGAGGACAATATTCGCGCCGTGCTCGAACTGCAGGTCGACGCCCAGGGCAAGCCGCTCAAGCGCGACGAGATCGAGCGACGCATCGAAGCCCTGCTCGACGAGCTCCAGGTGAGCCATCTGCGCGAGAATCCGGCCATGTCGCTCTCCGGCGGCGAGCGCCGCCGCGTGGAAATCGCCCGGGCGCTGGCGACGCAACCGCGCTTCATCCTGCTCGACGAGCCGTTTGCCGGCGTCGATCCGATCGCCGTGCTGGAAATCCAGCGAATCGTGCGTTTTCTGAAAGATCGGGGCATCGGTGTCCTCATCACCGACCACAACGTGCGGGAAACGCTCGGCATCTGCGATCACGCCTACATCATCAGCGAAGGCTCGGTGCTCGCCGCGGGCACCCCCGACCAGATCGTGGCCGACGAGAGCGTCCGGCGCGTCTATCTGGGCGAGAATTTCCGGATGTAAAGCAAATTTTTCGCATGTAAACCCTGCCTCCGATAGGGCGCCGGGCCGGTTCCGCTGGCGTGACAAAGCCTCTACAATGAAGGCGAGACACGCTATGAAACCGACTCTTCAACTCCGCACCTCGCAGCACCTGACCCTCACGCCGCAGTTGCAGCAATCCATCCGGTTGTTGCAACTGTCGACGCTCGAACTTCAGCAGGAAGTCGAGCACGCCCTCACCCAGAACCCGATGCTCGAGCGCGAGGACGACTGGCTCGCGGGCTCGGTACGTGTCGGCACGGACGGGTCGCTTCGCAACGAGCGCAGCACGTCGGCGAGCAGCGCCAGCGAGGGCCATGAGTCCGCCAACGGCCATGACGAAACCCGCGAGCTCGACGGCCAGACCCGCTTCGACGACAGCAACCAGGACAGCGGCAGCGATTGGAGTCTTAACGATTTCGCCCGTTCGGGCAGCGCCTCGGACGACGACGACAACGCGCGCCCGCAGTTGCACGTCGATCACCCCAACCTTCGCGAACACCTGCTCGCGCAGCTGCGCCTGACCAAGGCGGGGCCGCGCGATCGCGCGCTTGTCGAATTCCTGATCGAATCGCTCGACGAAGACGGCTACCTCGGCACCATGCTCGACGAAATCCAGGCGGATATGCCTGAAGAGCTGGCGCTCGAGACCGAGGAGATCAACGCGGCGCTCGCGCTCCTGCAGAGCTTCGATCCGGCCGGTGTGGGTGCCCGTACGCCGTCCGAATGCCTGCGCCTTCAGTTGCAGCGCCTGCCGCCGAGCAATGTGCGCACGCTCTCGCTGCGCATCGTCTCGGATCACCTGGAACTGCTCGCCGCGCGCGATTACACGCGTTTGCGTCGCCTGCTCGGCGTGAGCGAAGACAGCCTGCGCGCGGCGCATCACCTGATTCGCTCGCTCGACCCTTTCCCCGGCGCGGCCTACGGCTCGCCGCAGGCCGATTACGTGGTGCCCGACGTGCTGGTGCGCAAGCAGGGCAGCAACTGGATCGCCGAACTCAACCCCGAGGTCATGCCGCGGCTGCGCATCAATGAGATGTACGCGCGAATTCTGCGAAACAACCGCAACGATCCGGGCACCGGCAATCTGCAGCAACAGCTCCAGGAAGCCCGCTGGCTGATCAAGAACATCCAGCAACGGTTCGACACGATCCTGCGTGTCGCACAGGCGATCGTCGAGCGTCAGAAGAACTTCTTCACGCACGGCGAAATCGGCATGCGGCCCTTGGTTTTACGCGAGATTGCTGATACGCTGGGTTTACATGAATCCACGATTTCACGGGTGACAACCAGTAAGTACATGCTCACTCCATTCGGGACTTTCGAGCTCAAGTACTTCTTTGGTTCGCACGTGGCCACGGAGGCGGGCGGCGCAGCGTCATCGACGGCCATCCGCGCACTCATCAAGCAACTCATAGGAGCAGAAGACCCGCAGAGCCCCCTTTCCGACAGCCGTATCGCGGAACTGCTGGCAGAGCAAGGGTTCGTGGTGGCGCGGCGCACTGTCGCGAAGTACCGCGAGGCCATGCGAATCCCCGCAGTCAACTTGCGCAAATCTTTGTAGTACGGTCCTAGTGCGCCATGTTGGCTCGCTGGGGCATTACGCCGCAGTGCGACATTGCGTCACGCCAATGGCTCTCGTCAGCCGGCGTCGCTCGTGACGCGGCCTGCACTTCGGCATTTCAGCAAGGAGAGCAGCTATGAATCTGAAGATCAGTGGACATCATCTCGAACTCACGCCGTCGCTGCGCGAATTCGTCGTCAACAAGCTCGAACGCGTGTTGAGGCACTTCGATCAGCTCATCGGCGCCGAGGTGATCCTCTCTGTCGACAAGACCAAGGAGAAGACCGGGCGCCAGATCGCCAGCATCACGGTGTATCTCAAGGGTAAGGAGATTTTCGTCGAGAAGTGTGACGAGAATATGTACGCCGCCATCGACAAGCTGATCGATATGCTCGACCGCAAGGTAATGCAATACAAGGACAAGGTTCAGGATCACGGCCGCGAGGCACTCAAGCACCAGCAACCTCCAGAGGCGGAACCGCTG belongs to Pandoraea pnomenusa and includes:
- a CDS encoding monovalent cation:proton antiporter family protein; translation: MASPLELTLVLLFAACIGVVLFRMLHLPPMLGYLSVGIVIGPHALGVAADSQRVQYLAEFGVVFLMFSIGIEFSLPKLKSMRRVVLGLGVSQVLGTLLVAVGLGAIVNLFWSFSWQASVALGGALAMSSTAIVTKMLAERLELETEHGRNIMGVLLFQDLAVVPLLIVISALGGNSKALVLALTLAALKITGALALLLWVGQKLVGRWFHIVAARRSQELFMLNLLLLTLGLAYVTEHLGLSMALGAFIAGMLIAETPFRHQVEDDIKPFRDVLLGLFFITTGMLLDPAILLKQPLLVLLFFVGPLVVKFTLIAGLARLFGSSPGTAIRTGLGLAQAGEFGFVLLNLVIDRHLLDASLSQAVLAGMLLSMLCAPFLIINADRIALRFVANEWMMQSLQMTKIATQSIKTSGHVIICGYGRCGQNLARMLEQEGIGYVALDLDPDRVMEAARSGETVVFGDAARREALVAAGIHRAAGIVVTYDSTPAALKVLAQVQALEPTLPVVVRTVDETHIDDLIAAGATEVVPEIVEGSLMLASHALVLLGVPMRRVLRRVAQARNERYSLLRGYFHGLDDEDEGGEREQVRLQSVPLPLNADAVGRTLGELRLDRLGVTVTAIRRHGIRGVEPVSETRLMAEDIVVLRGLPEKLVAAQERLLGRDGERRR
- a CDS encoding KpsF/GutQ family sugar-phosphate isomerase translates to MIAKINPDRALEVAREVLRTEADAIERVSSHLDDSFFEAVSLLLACRGRVVVTGMGKSGHIGRKLAATFASTGTPAFFVHPAEASHGDLGMITADDVVVALSNSGETGELVSILPMIKRLGAKLIAMTGNAASSLGRLSDVHLDAHVDREACPLGLAPTASTTAALALGDALAVTLLDARGFGAEDFARSHPGGALGRRLLTFVRDVMRTGERIPSVRADASLSEALLEMTAKGLGMTAIVDADDRVVGIFTDGDLRRLFKRTLDFSTLKLADVMKADPRTIGPDQLAAEAAELMERFGITQLLVTENGRLAGALNVHDLFAAKVV
- a CDS encoding KdsC family phosphatase, whose amino-acid sequence is MVFDVDGVLTDGGLRYGPAGELIKTFDSLDGHGMKLLAEAGIVTAIITGRQSDIVAKRASDLRVEHVYQGVRDKREAFEDLCGKLSVTADVCGHIGDDWPDLPVLTRVGFAACPANAHAEVKARSHWIAATRGGDGAVRELCDFVLRAQGRYDALLAEALA
- the lptC gene encoding LPS export ABC transporter periplasmic protein LptC; the protein is MAMQRVSPASLIAIAVLAGLAAGTYWLVQRTLPSDADRAPYVKQHIPDYYADDMVISMLSASGMTQYRVNAVHMTHFEDDQTTAMTMPAVRAFTPDQPEVTATSKRGTLNADMSVVDLYDDAVVVRQAGPRDPEMRALSEHFQVLVNEDIVRTEKPVQLYRGMSVMYGDGMIFNNITRAVQLLGNVHGTIQPAELGNKSPAPPATPGAPSQTKQGSKTP
- the lptA gene encoding lipopolysaccharide transport periplasmic protein LptA, which gives rise to MTDRRNPRPASLSLRALRALAAAFAVLGALASPLAHAERADRDKPLNIESDHMSYDDLKQVNIFTGNVTMTKGTILLKADRVEVTQDPEGYQYATAYYKPGGPLAYMRQKRDGLDEYIDGWGQTIYYNGKTEVATLTTQATLKRLAGGTRVLDEIHGSVITYDTYNEVYTANSGADQVNANNPNGRVRATLAPRNATGAAPAAGGPGSKPAAAPKGDLPPLSPSKSIGNPRE
- the lptB gene encoding LPS export ABC transporter ATP-binding protein, with protein sequence MNPGAGPSGKPSALVVRSLKKQYGARTVVKDVSLDVKSGEVVGLLGPNGAGKTTSFYMIVGLVPADDGEIQLDGNLISELPIHERARMGVSYLPQEASVFRKLTVEDNIRAVLELQVDAQGKPLKRDEIERRIEALLDELQVSHLRENPAMSLSGGERRRVEIARALATQPRFILLDEPFAGVDPIAVLEIQRIVRFLKDRGIGVLITDHNVRETLGICDHAYIISEGSVLAAGTPDQIVADESVRRVYLGENFRM
- a CDS encoding RNA polymerase factor sigma-54: MKPTLQLRTSQHLTLTPQLQQSIRLLQLSTLELQQEVEHALTQNPMLEREDDWLAGSVRVGTDGSLRNERSTSASSASEGHESANGHDETRELDGQTRFDDSNQDSGSDWSLNDFARSGSASDDDDNARPQLHVDHPNLREHLLAQLRLTKAGPRDRALVEFLIESLDEDGYLGTMLDEIQADMPEELALETEEINAALALLQSFDPAGVGARTPSECLRLQLQRLPPSNVRTLSLRIVSDHLELLAARDYTRLRRLLGVSEDSLRAAHHLIRSLDPFPGAAYGSPQADYVVPDVLVRKQGSNWIAELNPEVMPRLRINEMYARILRNNRNDPGTGNLQQQLQEARWLIKNIQQRFDTILRVAQAIVERQKNFFTHGEIGMRPLVLREIADTLGLHESTISRVTTSKYMLTPFGTFELKYFFGSHVATEAGGAASSTAIRALIKQLIGAEDPQSPLSDSRIAELLAEQGFVVARRTVAKYREAMRIPAVNLRKSL
- the hpf gene encoding ribosome hibernation-promoting factor, HPF/YfiA family, which produces MNLKISGHHLELTPSLREFVVNKLERVLRHFDQLIGAEVILSVDKTKEKTGRQIASITVYLKGKEIFVEKCDENMYAAIDKLIDMLDRKVMQYKDKVQDHGREALKHQQPPEAEPLQ